The following is a genomic window from Osmerus eperlanus chromosome 18, fOsmEpe2.1, whole genome shotgun sequence.
GAACCAAGCGAAACTGAGTGGTGAGATGTCTGTTCAGAGTTGCGCGCAGTAGCTCTAACTAGACTAACTAACTTTATTGGCTAGCAGTTAGGCTACTGTAGCCAGTTCCAAGTCGATGTTAAAATTTCCTTGATTCTCTAGTCCAGTTCTAACGATAACACTAGTAGCAATGTCAAGCAACAGTCTTCCACCTTTACGAAATTTGCCTCACTGGACCCGAGTAGGATGCCTTGACAAGTCTTTCGTTCCCCGACCTTCACCGGTCAAACATTTGCACTCGCTGATCGACCCACCCTCATCGGACCGAGGGGTAGAGGTTACAACTCACAGCGACATGGATACCCGCGTATTGTCGCTCCAGAGAAATATTCAGTTCCTGCAGCTGCAACACAAGGACACGCTTCAGAAGCTCCATGGAGAAATAGACGACCTGAGACGGGAAAATAAAGGTGGGGTCAAGCTGGATCTGAGGAACAACTGCTAGAAATGTATTCCCGAATTTCATAACAGCTTGGTAGCAAAAAAGTTAATTATTCATTACAAATTAAAAAGTTATGTTGTTCTTTAACTTTGCATATTTTGATTTACATGATTGAATCCCAttatcttttattttttataacttGTTCCTGTGTTGTGATGCAACGATCGTTGATACATCACTGATCtggggccagttgcataaaaAATCAGGCAACTCCTGCTGCAGTGAGTCCATAGCAAGATAGGGTGGGGGCCATAAATGGTTGAAATACGGATTCAAATGGAATCTGTAGTTGTAGTTCACATAAATGTctatttttaaaaaacatttttcataCAATCTATCTGAGGATGAGACAATGCTGACTGAAGTGATACTCTATATAGTGGTTGCATGGCAACACTGGGTTATTGAATGAGGAAAATGAATGGATGGTGACTGTTTCACTGTTGGGGGTAAGGGGGTGCTGTATCACTTTACAGGACAGACAACAAGCTTCTCCATGTCACCTCAGTATTCAACCACCAGCCAAGAGATTTTTCAATCCAGATAAAGAGAACCTGCTTGTCTATCTTCACTCAGTGAGAGCAGTGAGGCATCCCCGTGTCGAGACTCTCGAAGAGATTACCAGAGGACACCTGAGATGTGTTGCGTGAAATGTGTTGGCTTGGACATGACGTTACTTACGCTTCTTTACAGATTTGCAGTATAAGATGATCATGGAGACGCCAAAGTCGTGCCGAAAAGGTAGGCTTTCTACGTGTTTTTcgtgtctttttctctttctacaATTTGGGCTTTAGTTACAGCATGGTTAGGACACTTATGTCTACATGGGATTTGCTGATGTAATATTTGCAATTTGTTTAGTTTAATTTGTCTGATCTAAAATCAAGTTAATCAGATTTCCTCTTGGGCCTGACTGACATATTGTAGTCAGTCAAACTAAACAACATTGTATTATGCCTTTCTTTCAACACAGACCAGTTTGCTATAAGAGTAAGTAGATAAGCGATGAAAGTAGatttatccacacacacacacacatcatacagtgTTATCCATAGGAACCAGTCGTCGGGCCACAAGGCCACCAACAAAGGGCAGTGAGGCCTATAAAGGGTTCTACCAGGAGCAGGCTCTTCAAGACACACGGCCCTCACAGGACCCATGTCTCAGGTACCCTCCGCCCCTTGCAGAGAGACACCCACGACTGATGCCTATCAGTATTCTGCCTCATTAAACCTCTAGTAGCAATGTCATTATGTCCAAATTCAGTCGACGGATATAGAATGGACCTTACATATTTACCATCGATTAGTTACAACTCTGATTCTCTTTTTGGTTAACAAGGGGATTCTCAGGGAGTTTCCTAAATGAACAGTCTCTCCAGATTTAGCTGGGAATTCTAGTTAGGACCCTTACAGTTAGTATAGAAAGCATGTTGTCTTTCCTGCCCCCCTGGAAGCAGCCTTGGCGATTGCGGTGAGACCCAAGGACCCCCCAGACAGGAATACAAGCCGGAGTTAAGGGGGGGCCTCATCACTTCCCTGCAGCCCCTCCGCATCCACAGCAGCCCCGCACACCCCCCCCGTGCCCCCACCCTGCAGGAGTGCGAGATCATCATACGTCAGCTGTACAATGCCAACAGTGTGCAGTCTCAGGAGGTAGGTACACTACGCCGACACGTGCATGCACAGACTGTGCGGAGCGGCTATTTTTTCCGAGCCGTTTCCGTGGGCGGATATGTTATACATCGGTCCAGCGACGGCGTGGTTTTGCCTTCTAGATCATACGCGTGAAGGCTGTTCTCAGAGACATCGTATTCAACAAGAAAATCACTCCTGAGAACTACATACTGACCAAGTCCTACCTCGCTGATGGCACAAGGTATGAACAGCACAATCTCTGCCTTCAGACACAACTGATGGGAGTGATTTAGACATTTATTTGGATGTCATGTTTTGTCTCCTATTAAGAGCTGAAACAGAGAAGTTTCCCAAGCTAGCACGTCAACCACAGCCCAAGAAAACGTAGGTGAAATCCTGCTACTTGCTATCTCTCACTTCCATGAACAGAAATCaccagttttttttgtttgttttgtgtattttttttttttttttttaagcggtTGTTCTTG
Proteins encoded in this region:
- the si:ch211-222n4.2 gene encoding coiled-coil domain-containing protein 74A isoform X1, translated to MSSNSLPPLRNLPHWTRVGCLDKSFVPRPSPVKHLHSLIDPPSSDRGVEVTTHSDMDTRVLSLQRNIQFLQLQHKDTLQKLHGEIDDLRRENKDLQYKMIMETPKSCRKGTSRRATRPPTKGSEAYKGFYQEQALQDTRPSQDPCLSSLGDCGETQGPPRQEYKPELRGGLITSLQPLRIHSSPAHPPRAPTLQECEIIIRQLYNANSVQSQEIIRVKAVLRDIVFNKKITPENYILTKSYLADGTRAETEKFPKLARQPQPKKTSSSEVGVAERVILPALKQSLNSSVAERQKRTQAVQRSRLRNTLH
- the si:ch211-222n4.2 gene encoding coiled-coil domain-containing protein 74A isoform X2; this encodes MSSNSLPPLRNLPHWTRVGCLDKSFVPRPSPVKHLHSLIDPPSSDRGVEVTTHSDMDTRVLSLQRNIQFLQLQHKDTLQKLHGEIDDLRRENKDLQYKMIMETPKSCRKGTSRRATRPPTKGSEAYKGFYQEQALQDTRPSQDPCLSLGDCGETQGPPRQEYKPELRGGLITSLQPLRIHSSPAHPPRAPTLQECEIIIRQLYNANSVQSQEIIRVKAVLRDIVFNKKITPENYILTKSYLADGTRAETEKFPKLARQPQPKKTSSSEVGVAERVILPALKQSLNSSVAERQKRTQAVQRSRLRNTLH